In one window of Corynebacterium mycetoides DNA:
- a CDS encoding CopG family transcriptional regulator, with amino-acid sequence MAMTLRLTADEDRALALLASAWGCSKQEAARRSVVTAAARMLDDASVAALARTHSETYAATEARIRQARGSQG; translated from the coding sequence ATGGCAATGACATTGAGACTCACCGCAGACGAGGACAGAGCGCTCGCTCTGCTGGCGTCGGCATGGGGTTGCTCGAAGCAGGAGGCGGCACGGCGGTCCGTGGTCACCGCCGCAGCGCGCATGCTTGACGACGCCTCCGTGGCCGCGCTCGCCCGCACCCATTCCGAGACCTACGCCGCCACAGAGGCCCGCATCCGGCAGGCGCGGGGTAGTCAGGGGTGA
- the gyrA gene encoding DNA gyrase subunit A produces the protein MSDDTLTGDGFDRIQPIDINDEMQTSYIDYAMSVIVGRALPDVRDGMKPVHRRIIYAMYDNGYRPERSYVKSAKPVADTMGNFHPHGDTAIYDTLVRMAQPWSMRYPLVDGQGNFGSPGNDGPAAMRYTECKMTPLAMEMVRDIREDAVTFSPNYDGKTKEPDVLPSRVPNLLMNGSGGIAVGMATNIPPHNLRELAEAIYWILDNHTADEKTTLDAVMERIKGPDFPTSGLIVGDQGIKDTYTTGRGSIRMRGVTEIEEIGSRQVIVITELPYQVNPDNFIASIADNIAGGKLPGASRIDDESSDRAGMRIVVSLKRDAVPRVVLNNLYKHSQLETNFSANMLSIVDGVPRTLRLDQMLRYYVKHQIEVIVRRTQYRLDEAEKRAHILRGLVKALDMLDEVIALIRRSPTVDEARTGLIELLDVDEIQANEILAMQLRRLAALERQKIIDDLAEIELQIADYKDILDKPERQRAIVAEELSEIVERYGDDRRTRLVAATGDVSEEDLIARENVVVTITSTGYAKRTKVDAYKAQKRGGKGVRGAELKQDDVVKNFFICSTHDWILFFTNFGRVYRLKAYELPEAGRTARGQHVANLLEFQPEERIAQVIQIQSYEDAPYLVLATREGRVKKSRLTDYESARSAGLIAINLNEGDQLIGAVLASDEDDVLLVSEQGQAIRFTADDEQLRPMGRATAGVKGMRFRGDDQLLAMTVVHDNDFILVATSGGYGKRTAVSEYSPQGRGGVGVMTFKYTPKRGKLIGALAVEEEDQIFAITSAGGVIRTEVNQIRPSSRATMGVRLVDLADEVELLAIDKNVEDEGEEEATAVAKGEKTLEEAMETTSSAPSGSHGSSVTSAGTPVNVNSVEADPVGPTYDYDAEDDDAEDDEE, from the coding sequence ATGAGTGACGACACTCTCACCGGTGACGGCTTCGACCGCATCCAACCCATTGACATCAATGACGAGATGCAGACGAGCTACATCGACTACGCCATGAGCGTCATCGTCGGGCGCGCCCTGCCGGACGTGCGCGACGGAATGAAACCAGTACACCGCCGCATCATCTACGCGATGTACGACAACGGGTACCGCCCCGAGCGCTCCTACGTGAAGTCGGCCAAGCCCGTCGCCGACACCATGGGTAACTTCCACCCGCACGGCGACACCGCTATCTACGACACCCTCGTGCGCATGGCCCAACCCTGGTCCATGCGCTACCCGCTTGTCGACGGCCAGGGCAACTTCGGTTCTCCCGGCAACGACGGGCCCGCCGCGATGCGCTACACCGAGTGCAAGATGACGCCGCTGGCCATGGAGATGGTGCGCGACATCCGCGAGGACGCCGTGACCTTCTCGCCGAACTACGACGGCAAGACCAAGGAACCGGACGTCCTGCCCTCGCGCGTGCCCAACCTGCTGATGAACGGCTCCGGCGGCATCGCCGTCGGCATGGCCACCAACATCCCGCCGCACAACCTGCGCGAACTCGCCGAGGCCATCTACTGGATCCTGGACAACCACACCGCGGACGAGAAAACCACGCTCGACGCCGTGATGGAGCGCATCAAGGGCCCCGATTTCCCCACCTCGGGCCTCATCGTGGGGGACCAGGGCATCAAGGACACCTACACCACCGGCCGCGGGTCGATCCGGATGCGGGGCGTGACCGAGATCGAGGAGATCGGTAGCCGCCAGGTCATCGTGATCACCGAGCTGCCCTACCAGGTCAACCCCGACAACTTCATCGCCAGCATCGCGGACAACATCGCGGGCGGCAAGCTGCCGGGGGCCTCCCGCATTGACGACGAGTCCTCCGACCGCGCCGGGATGCGCATCGTGGTCTCGCTCAAGCGCGACGCCGTGCCGCGCGTGGTGCTCAACAACCTGTACAAGCACTCCCAGCTGGAGACGAACTTCTCCGCGAACATGCTCTCCATCGTCGACGGTGTGCCCCGCACCCTGCGTCTCGACCAGATGCTTCGCTACTACGTCAAGCACCAGATCGAGGTCATCGTCCGGCGCACCCAGTACCGCCTGGACGAGGCCGAAAAGCGCGCCCACATCCTGCGCGGCCTGGTCAAGGCGCTGGATATGCTCGACGAGGTCATCGCTCTCATCCGCCGCTCGCCGACGGTCGACGAGGCGCGCACGGGCCTGATTGAGCTTCTCGACGTCGACGAGATCCAGGCCAACGAAATCCTCGCCATGCAGCTGCGCCGCCTGGCGGCCCTTGAGCGCCAGAAGATTATCGACGACCTCGCCGAGATCGAGCTGCAGATCGCCGACTACAAAGACATCCTGGACAAACCGGAGCGCCAGCGCGCCATCGTCGCAGAGGAGCTCTCCGAGATTGTCGAGCGCTACGGCGACGACCGCCGCACGCGGCTCGTCGCCGCCACCGGCGACGTGTCCGAGGAGGACCTCATCGCCCGCGAGAACGTCGTGGTCACCATCACCTCCACCGGCTACGCCAAGCGCACCAAGGTCGACGCGTACAAGGCGCAGAAGCGCGGCGGCAAGGGCGTGCGCGGCGCCGAGCTGAAGCAGGACGATGTGGTGAAGAACTTCTTCATCTGCTCGACCCACGACTGGATCCTCTTCTTCACCAACTTCGGGCGCGTTTACCGCCTCAAGGCCTACGAGCTGCCGGAGGCCGGCCGCACCGCCCGCGGGCAGCACGTGGCCAACCTGCTGGAGTTCCAGCCGGAGGAGCGCATCGCCCAGGTGATCCAGATCCAGTCCTACGAGGACGCCCCCTACCTGGTTCTAGCCACCCGCGAGGGACGGGTGAAGAAGTCGCGTCTGACCGATTACGAGTCCGCCCGCTCCGCCGGCCTGATCGCCATCAACCTCAACGAGGGTGACCAGCTCATCGGCGCCGTACTGGCCTCAGACGAGGACGACGTCCTGCTGGTGAGCGAGCAGGGCCAGGCGATCCGGTTCACCGCCGACGACGAGCAGCTGCGCCCGATGGGGCGCGCCACCGCAGGCGTAAAGGGCATGCGCTTCCGCGGCGACGACCAGCTGCTGGCCATGACCGTGGTACACGACAACGACTTCATCCTCGTGGCCACCTCCGGCGGCTACGGCAAGCGCACCGCCGTGAGCGAGTATTCGCCGCAGGGCCGCGGCGGGGTGGGTGTGATGACGTTCAAGTACACCCCGAAGCGCGGGAAGCTGATCGGCGCGCTCGCGGTGGAGGAGGAGGATCAGATCTTCGCCATCACGTCCGCCGGCGGTGTGATCCGCACCGAGGTCAACCAAATCCGCCCGAGCTCGCGCGCCACCATGGGCGTGCGCCTGGTGGACTTGGCGGACGAGGTGGAGCTGCTGGCCATCGACAAGAACGTCGAGGACGAGGGCGAAGAAGAGGCCACCGCCGTGGCCAAGGGCGAGAAGACGCTCGAGGAAGCGATGGAGACCACCTCGTCGGCGCCGTCCGGTTCCCACGGGTCGTCGGTGACCTCGGCCGGCACGCCGGTCAACGTCAACAGCGTCGAGGCAGATCCGGTCGGTCCGACCTACGACTACGACGCAGAAGATGATGACGCGGAAGATGATGAGGAGTAG
- a CDS encoding DUF3566 domain-containing protein encodes MASRTVTVSHVHPGSVFRVATLMAMAGFVAWMIGATIVYFFLNQAGVVESVNSLLAGVGGERIVDTALVLSAAALFGLVGVVFVAIIAPLCAVIYNAFANLTGGVTVTLTPR; translated from the coding sequence ATGGCCTCACGCACAGTGACCGTCTCCCACGTACACCCCGGGAGCGTATTCCGAGTGGCCACCTTGATGGCCATGGCCGGCTTCGTGGCGTGGATGATCGGCGCCACGATCGTCTACTTCTTCCTCAACCAGGCGGGAGTTGTGGAGTCGGTCAACTCGCTGCTCGCCGGTGTGGGCGGAGAGCGCATCGTGGATACAGCGCTGGTGCTCTCCGCCGCGGCGCTGTTCGGGCTGGTGGGCGTCGTGTTTGTCGCCATCATCGCGCCGCTGTGCGCGGTGATCTACAACGCCTTCGCCAACCTCACGGGTGGGGTGACGGTAACGTTGACGCCGCGCTGA
- a CDS encoding YdhK family protein, translating to MKTTLTALLATASIAALSACSPSEAPSTEPAPAHTEHTEHTEHAAHNHPEDGGPVPEGMAEAADPKYAIGSTVTLNTDHMPGMQGAPATIVGAYDTTTYEVSYTPTDGGAPVTHHKWVVQEEIKDAGNEPLADGSPIVIQANHMAGMDGAEGTVDSSTDETVYVVDYEADGMKMTNHKWVVESEIKPAS from the coding sequence ATGAAGACTACCTTGACAGCGCTCCTCGCCACCGCCAGCATTGCCGCACTCTCCGCGTGCTCGCCGAGTGAGGCGCCCAGCACCGAGCCTGCCCCCGCTCACACTGAGCACACTGAGCACACTGAGCACGCAGCGCACAACCACCCAGAAGACGGCGGCCCCGTCCCGGAGGGCATGGCGGAGGCCGCCGACCCGAAGTACGCCATCGGCAGCACGGTGACACTGAACACCGACCATATGCCGGGCATGCAGGGCGCTCCCGCCACCATCGTGGGGGCGTACGACACGACCACATATGAGGTCAGCTACACCCCCACTGACGGCGGCGCCCCCGTGACCCACCACAAGTGGGTCGTGCAGGAGGAGATCAAGGACGCCGGTAACGAGCCTCTCGCGGATGGCTCCCCGATTGTCATCCAGGCCAACCACATGGCGGGCATGGACGGCGCGGAGGGCACCGTCGACTCGTCGACCGATGAGACGGTGTACGTGGTGGATTACGAGGCCGACGGGATGAAGATGACCAACCACAAGTGGGTCGTCGAAAGCGAAATCAAGCCCGCGAGCTAG